A portion of the Musa acuminata AAA Group cultivar baxijiao chromosome BXJ1-1, Cavendish_Baxijiao_AAA, whole genome shotgun sequence genome contains these proteins:
- the LOC103998613 gene encoding plasmodesmata-located protein 8-like isoform X2 → MFLNKLHISSLLLVLTILCPRTTGQLPKAASFIYAGCSPSKYDPNSPFQNNLAPVLTSIVSGASQASYSSYKSGDDSSGAAAYGLYQCRNDLNAGDCSACVQSAVGQLNLVCAASFAASLQLDGCFVRYSNEDFLGKPDTTMVYRKCSTSTSNDGEFFRRRDDVLADLQTGVSFRVSSSGTVQGYVQCLGDLSAADCSACLAQAVGQLKNACGSALAADVYLAQCFARYWASGHYLPSSADNSEDDIGRTVAIIVGILAGLALIVVFLSFLRKTC, encoded by the exons ATGTTCCTCAACAAGCTCCATATTTCCAGCCTCCTCCTCGTCTTGACCATCCTCTGCCCTCGTACCACCGGGCAATTACCCAAAGCTGCCTCCTTTATCTACGCCGGTTGCTCCCCATCCAAGTATGATCCCAACTCCCCCTTCCAGAACAACCTCGCCCCCGTCCTCACGTCCATCGTGTCCGGCGCCTCGCAGGCCTCCTACAGCAGCTACAAGTCCGGTGACGACTCCAGCGGCGCGGCTGCCTACGGCCTCTACCAGTGCCGGAACGACTTGAACGCCGGCGACTGCTCCGCCTGCGTTCAGAGCGCGGTCGGCCAGCTCAACCTGGTCTGCGCCGCCTCCTTCGCGGCCTCGCTGCAGCTGGACGGCTGCTTCGTGCGGTACAGCAACGAGGACTTCCTGGGGAAGCCGGACACGACCATGGTGTACCGCAAGTGCAGCACGAGCACGAGCAACGACGGGGAGTTCTTTCGGCGGCGGGACGACGTGCTGGCCGACCTCCAGACCGGGGTGAGCTTCCGGGTGAGCAGCTCCGGCACCGTGCAAGGGTACGTGCAGTGCCTGGGCGATCTGAGCGCCGCCGACTGCTCGGCGTGCCTGGCGCAGGCGGTGGGGCAGCTGAAGAACGCGTGCGGGTCGGCACTCGCGGCGGACGTCTACTTGGCTCAGTGCTTCGCCAGATACTGGGCTTCCGGCCATTACTTGCCGTCCTCTGCAG ATAACTCAGAGGATGACATTGGAAGGACTGTGGCAATTATTGTGGGCATACTGGCAGGACTGGCTCTCATCGtagtctttctttcttttctcaggAAAACAT GTTAG
- the LOC103998613 gene encoding plasmodesmata-located protein 8-like isoform X1, translating to MFLNKLHISSLLLVLTILCPRTTGQLPKAASFIYAGCSPSKYDPNSPFQNNLAPVLTSIVSGASQASYSSYKSGDDSSGAAAYGLYQCRNDLNAGDCSACVQSAVGQLNLVCAASFAASLQLDGCFVRYSNEDFLGKPDTTMVYRKCSTSTSNDGEFFRRRDDVLADLQTGVSFRVSSSGTVQGYVQCLGDLSAADCSACLAQAVGQLKNACGSALAADVYLAQCFARYWASGHYLPSSADNSEDDIGRTVAIIVGILAGLALIVVFLSFLRKTCKFSVSLLPPFPCYCAPFDP from the exons ATGTTCCTCAACAAGCTCCATATTTCCAGCCTCCTCCTCGTCTTGACCATCCTCTGCCCTCGTACCACCGGGCAATTACCCAAAGCTGCCTCCTTTATCTACGCCGGTTGCTCCCCATCCAAGTATGATCCCAACTCCCCCTTCCAGAACAACCTCGCCCCCGTCCTCACGTCCATCGTGTCCGGCGCCTCGCAGGCCTCCTACAGCAGCTACAAGTCCGGTGACGACTCCAGCGGCGCGGCTGCCTACGGCCTCTACCAGTGCCGGAACGACTTGAACGCCGGCGACTGCTCCGCCTGCGTTCAGAGCGCGGTCGGCCAGCTCAACCTGGTCTGCGCCGCCTCCTTCGCGGCCTCGCTGCAGCTGGACGGCTGCTTCGTGCGGTACAGCAACGAGGACTTCCTGGGGAAGCCGGACACGACCATGGTGTACCGCAAGTGCAGCACGAGCACGAGCAACGACGGGGAGTTCTTTCGGCGGCGGGACGACGTGCTGGCCGACCTCCAGACCGGGGTGAGCTTCCGGGTGAGCAGCTCCGGCACCGTGCAAGGGTACGTGCAGTGCCTGGGCGATCTGAGCGCCGCCGACTGCTCGGCGTGCCTGGCGCAGGCGGTGGGGCAGCTGAAGAACGCGTGCGGGTCGGCACTCGCGGCGGACGTCTACTTGGCTCAGTGCTTCGCCAGATACTGGGCTTCCGGCCATTACTTGCCGTCCTCTGCAG ATAACTCAGAGGATGACATTGGAAGGACTGTGGCAATTATTGTGGGCATACTGGCAGGACTGGCTCTCATCGtagtctttctttcttttctcaggAAAACATGCAAGTTCTCTGTCTCTCTCCTACCTCCCTTCCCCTGCTACTGTGCACCTTTTGATCCTTGA